GAATAGCATTGTTGGCTTTTCTGATATTCTGAACACACAAGAATTTAGTGAAGAAGAAATAAATCAGTACCTGGCCATCATTCGTAACAGCTCAAATCAACTCCTCTATATCGTAAATCAACTCCTTGATATTTCAATGATTGAGACTGGAAATGTAAAAGTATTCACCAACACTTTTGCCCTAAACAATATGATCGATGAAATAGATGCAGCTTTTAAACCCACCATTAAGAATTCAATAAAATTTGTGGCGCAAAAAGGACTAAGCGATGAAGAAAGTAATATCGTTACCGATGCAGGAAAACTTCGCCAGGTAATTATGAATTTGCTTAACAATGCTAATAAATATACGTCAGCCGGAACGATAAAATTAAGCTATACCCTTGAAAATAATATGTTGAAGTTTACTATCGAAGACTCCGGGATTGGCATTGCACCCGAAAAACAGCAATACATTTTTAAACGTTTTCAAAAGGCACATAACGATCATAAAGAACTTTATGATGGTGTTGGTTTGGGACTTTCAATCTGTAAAGGCAACATCGACCTGCTAAAAGGAGATATTGGTTTCACCTCTACAATTGGAAAAGGAACCGTGTTCTATTTTCGGATTCCCTACTCCCCGGCTTCGCGGTAAAAAAAATCTCCCTTCAAAAAATCATTAACATAGTTTAGTTTTTTTTCAGTTAACTTAAAACAAGAAAAAACGACCTTTGTGCTGAAAACTAAACAAAAAATGAAACGAGCATGTAAAATAGTACACCTAACGGGATTATTAGAACGCGTGCGAGTTACATACTATACCGCTAAAAGCAAACAATTTTAATAGTATGAAACGAGCATGAGAAAGTTTTCACACCTAGTCGAATCATTAAATTCATGCGAGTTCCATCTTATTCCTCAGAAAACGAACAACTTTAATAAGATGAAAACATTAACCATTCTGTTAACCATTACCTGTTGTATTAATGTTTATGCCCAGGACTCCTCCACCTTTATCATTGAAGGAAAAACGGTAAACAACGAAGGACTTCCAATTGCCGATGTGTATGTAATTAACCTAAGAACGCTAGAAAAAGACATTACAAGAGCCAATGGGATTTTCAAACTTGCTGTAAGCGCTCAGGACTCGTTGATATTTTCGCACATTTCTTATTTTCGGATTTCGGTTCAGGTGTATAGTTTACTGCAGAGCCCGATCGTTAAAATGGAATCAGAAGACGTGCAAATTCCCGAGGTCGTGGTTAGTCCGGAGAAAAAAACCGACTTAAACCGAGCCCAGAATAACCTCGAATTTTTAGACGACTACAAACCCCTCAAATACAACAAAATGAAACCGGAGAGCGATCCAACTACTACGATAATGACCGAACACAATCGGCTAATGCGTAACGAAGCCGCCTCGGTTAGTCTATTACCTATTTTGGGGATTCCATTAAAAGCGATTGATAAGGCAGTTCAAAAACGAAAAAGACGCAAAATGTATCGGACAGATTATTATTCTACCCGAAAAGTGAAAAAACCACCCGTACAAGAAGAACCGGACGAAAACAATTAACCTTCCGGCTCAGCATCGAATCGTTCGATAAAGTCGGTCGACAGTACCCTAAACTCCGTTCTACGGTTAATTCCACGGGCAATTTCCTGCTGTGCTTCAGGCAATTTCAGAATAAACTCTTCAGTTAACTCATCGCCTCGCTTTAAAAAATCGTACTGATTGGCCAATTTCCGATTCACTGTTTTTGCCCAGGTTTCGCCATAACCTTTCGCGACCAACCGATCCGGGTTTATTCCTTTTTCAATTAGGTAATCCACCACACTTTGTGCACGCTTTTGCGACAGGTCGAAGTTAAACTGATCACTACCAACATAATCGGTGTGTGCCATTAACTCAATAGTAATGGTTGGATTAAAAACCAATATCTGAACCAGGGTATCGAGTGCTGTTTTCGAGCTTTCGAGTAATTCCCAGCTGCCAAACTCGTAATTAATATTATCAACTTTTATCGGAGCATCGGTTGGAGTAAGGTTCATCGTAAAGCGAAAATCTTTA
This is a stretch of genomic DNA from uncultured Draconibacterium sp.. It encodes these proteins:
- a CDS encoding HAMP domain-containing sensor histidine kinase: MKKIKFEYRITLLYLLIGGIWIIFSDQFLLTITSNQEILTKFQTYKGWFYVAATSILLLLLLKSHLRKLRKAEEEAKKSNELKTAFLQNISHEIRTPMNSIVGFSDILNTQEFSEEEINQYLAIIRNSSNQLLYIVNQLLDISMIETGNVKVFTNTFALNNMIDEIDAAFKPTIKNSIKFVAQKGLSDEESNIVTDAGKLRQVIMNLLNNANKYTSAGTIKLSYTLENNMLKFTIEDSGIGIAPEKQQYIFKRFQKAHNDHKELYDGVGLGLSICKGNIDLLKGDIGFTSTIGKGTVFYFRIPYSPASR